The region CTCGGCTTCCCGGGTGTACGTCGCCATGCCGCACATCCCTTCGTACACCTCGGGCGAGAGGCGATGGTCGCTGCGGTAGAGGCCCAGCAGATCGCTGGCGTTGATCGCCATCGGGCTGTCCAGGTACACCGGGACGTGGGGCAGCCTCCCGGCGGAGCGCAGCTGCCACAGGTAGTACAGCAGCGTCTGCGCCCGGCCCACCGCGAACGCCGGTATCACGACGGTGCCCCCGCGACTCACCGTCGCGGCGATGACCTCCGCGAGGGCGTCGGCCGGGTCGGATCGGTCATGCAGGCGGTCGCCGTAGGTCGACTCCATCACCAGGTAGTCCGCGGCGGGCACCGGATCCGGGTCGAGCATCACGGGATCGTCGTAGCGGCCAAGGTCTCCGGTGAAGACGATTCGACGGCCGTGCCACACGAGGTCGACGGTCGCCGCCCCGAGAATGTGCCCGGCGCGACGGAAGGTCACCACCGGCCCGTCGTCCGGCAGACGGAGCTCCCGCCCGAAGGGGTGGGTGTCGAACAACTCGATCGCCCGGCGGGCGTCGTCACTGTCGTACAGCGGCAGGGCGGGGTGGTGCTTGGAGGCCTTGTGCTTGTTGAGGAACGCCGCGTCGCGCTCCTGCAGGTAGGCGGAGTCGCGCAGGATGATGTCAGCGACGGCTGCGGTCGCCTCGGTGCACAGGATCGGCCCGCGGAAGCCGGTGCGCACCAGTCGGGGCAGGTACCCGGTGTGATCGAGGTGCGCGTGGGTCACGACGACGGCGTCGATACCCGAAGGATCGACCGCGAGCGGCTCCCAGTTGAGCTCGCGCAGATTCTTCACGCCCTGAAACAGGCCGCAGTCCACGAGGATTCGCCTGCCGTTGCTTTCCAGCAGGTGTTTGGAGCCCGTCACCGTGCCGGCAGCGCCCAGACTGCGCAGCGTCAGTTCGCCGTTCCGCGCTCGCTCACCACCGAAGGCCATGCGCTCAGTGTCGCTGACCCGACGGGCCACCGGAACCCGCTTCAGCCGATTCCTGATGCGGGCTAGGTGTGTCCGCCCAGCCGCTCGAGCAGCAGCGCCTCGGCGGTCGCTGCGCGTTCCAGGACACCGAGGTGCAGACTCTCGTTGATGCTGTGCGCTTGCGTGTCCGGATCCTCGACTCCGGTGACCAGGATGTCGGCGTCGGGGAACGCCGCTGCGAACGCCGCGATGAACGGGATCGACCCGCCGACACCGGTGTCGACCGCGTCGTGCCCCCAGGCCTCCCGGAAGGCCTGCCGGGCCGCGTCGTAGACCGGGCCGCTGGCCTCGATGGCGTACGGCTGCCCGACGTCACCCGGGGTGACGGTCACGTGCGCACCCCAGGGCGTGTGCTGCTCCAGATGGCGGGTCAGCGCGGCGAGGTGTTCGGCGGCGTCCCCGCCCGGCGCCACGCGCATGCTCACCTTCGCGCGGGCCGACGGGATCAGGGTGTTCGACGATGTCGCTATCGGCGTGGTGTCGATACCGATGACGGTGACGGCCGGCTTGGCCCACAGGCGCTGAGCCACTGAGCCGGAACCGATCTCGCGCACGCCGTCGAGCAAGCCGGTGTCGGCGCGCACCCGCTCGGGTGAGTAGTCGGGAAAGTCGCGGTCGGCGGCGCGCTCCTCGTGCAGGCCGGCGACGGCGACGTTGCCCTCGTCGTCGTGCAGGCTGGCGAGCAGGCGCACCAGCACCGTCAATGCGTCGGGCACCACGCCTCCCCACATCCCCGAATGCAGGCCGTGGTCGAGGGTGGCGACCTCGACGACGCAATCGGCCAGCCCGCGCAGCGACACGGTCAGTGACGGGATGTCCGTGCTCCAGTTGTCGGAATCGGCGATGACGATCACATCGGCGGCCAGCGCGTCGCGATGCGCGGCCAGCAGCTGTGCCAGCGACGGCGAGCCGGATTCCTCCTCACCCTCGACGAAGACCGTCACACCCACCGGCGGGTTGCCGCCGTGGGCCCGGAACGCCGCCAGATGCGTTGCGATGCCGGCTTTGTCGTCGGCGGTGCCCCGACCGTAGAGGCGGCCGTCACGCTCCGTCGGCTCGAACGGCGGGGTCTGCCACGCTGCGCCGTCCCCTTCGGGCTGCACGTCGTGGTGGGCGTACAGCAGCACCGTCGGCGCACCGTCGGGCGCCGGGTGGCGCGCGATGACCGCGGGTGCTCCGCCCTCGGCGACGACCTGCACGTCACCGAACCCGGCCTCGGACAACAGCTTCGCCACGGCCTCGGCGCTGCGCTCCACCTCGGGCCGCCTCGCCGGGTCGGCCCAGACGGACTCGATGCGCACCAGGTCCTCGAGGTCGGTGCGGACGGCGGGCAGCACGTCGCGGACGCGCTGGACGAGATCGCTCATGGCGTCGAGGGTAGTGCGTGCCGAGCGTGCGCGAACTCGCGCTTCCGGCGGGCGTGTTGGCCGCAGACACGCACGCTCGCGGTGAAAAGGGAGGGCCGGGGGTCAGCGCTCCTCGAGGACCGCGACCGCGGCCGCCGTGTCGGCCTCGTGGGTCAGCGACAGGTGGATCGTCACCTCTTTGAGGTGTTCGGCGATCGCCCCGGTGAGCCGGACGCGGGGGCGTCCCCACATGTCGGTGACCACCTCGATGTCGCGGTGGATCGCCTCCGGCAGCACCGGCCGCTTGGAGAACCGCGAGCCGGACCAGGCCTTGATCACCGCCTCCTTGGCGGCCCATCGCGCTGCGAGGTGGCGCGCCGCCGACGAACTCTTGTCGGCGGCGTCGCGCCGCTCACCCGGGGTGAACGTCTCGGCGAACACCGTGCCCGGCCGGTCCACCTGTTCGGCGAAGTCGGCGATGGAGACGAGATCGATGCCTATGCCGACGATGCCCACGCGCAGCACGCTATCTCACGGGTCACCGCAGATACACGCCGTTCTCCCCGAGCCGCGAAGCCGGGTCGAGAAGCATGGCCGCTTCCTGCGCCTTCTCCGGGTGGTCGTGGTCGAAGCGTCGGTCGGCAGGCCGCTCGAAGAGCGGTCGTCCGCCCGCGATCGCCGAGGCCAGCCTGCGCTGACCCGCCAACGTCCGCTCCTGCGCCTGGGCGGTGTAGGCCGCCCGCTGCTCGGCGCTCAGCGTCGCGAGGAACGCCTGCGGGTGCACCAGCGCGATCAGGCCCGAGACGTGGCCGAACCCGAGGCTGGTGACCAGACCCGCCTTGAGCGGATACTTCCCGCCCAGCCGCAGCGTCTCCCGCGGCCACACGAAGTGCGCGGAGGTCGCCAGCTCGTCGTCGACACAGTCCAGGCTGCGGTTCGGCGGGATCACGCCGTCGCGCAGCACCTGGCACAGCCCCATCATCTGGAAGACCGCCGCACCGCCCTTGGCATGTCCGGTCAGGCTCTTCTGGCTGATGACGAACAGCGGGGCACCGTCCGAACGGCCCAGCGAGGCGGCGAGCCGCTCGTGCAGCTCGGTTTCGTTGGGATCGTTGGCCAGCGTCGAGGTGTCGTGCTTCGAGATCACCGCGATGTCGTCGGCGCCCACGCCCAGCTTGGCCAGGGAGCGCGCCAGCACCGAGCCCCTGCCGCCGCGGCCCGCACCCAGCGCGCCCAGCCCGGGGGCCGGGATAGAGGTGTGCACACCGTCGGCGAAGGACTGCGCATAGCCGACCACGGCCAGTACCGGCAGACCCATCTTCAGCGCCAGGTCGCCGCGCGCCAGCAGCACGGTGCCGCCGCCCTCGGCCTCGAGGAAGCCCAACCGGCGCCGGTCGTTGGCCCGGGAGATCTTCGAGTCGCTGATTCCTCTGGCGCGCATCATCTCGGTGTCGGCGGTGGCCGCCATGTCACCGAAACCGATGATCGCTTCCAGGGTCAGGTCGTCGAAGCCGCCGGCGACCACCAGTTCGGCCTTGCCGAGCCGGATCTTGTCGACACCTTCTTCGACCGACACCGCCGCGGTGGCGCACGCGCCGACCGGGTGCACCATCGCACCGTAACCGCCGACGTAGGACTGCATCACGTGCGCGGCAACGACATTCGGCAGAACCTCCTGCAGGATGTCGTTCGGCTTGCTGCGGCCCAGCAGGTTGCCGTGGTACATGGTCTGCATCGACGTCATGCCGCCCATCCCGGTGCCCTGCGTGGAGGCCACCAGGCTGGGGTGCACCCAGCGCATCAGCTCCGACGGGGTGAAGCCCGACGACAGGAACGCATCCACGGTCGCGACGATGTTCCACAGTGCCACCCGATCGATCGAGTTGGCCATGTCCGGGGTGATGCCCCACACCGTCGGGTCGAAGCCGGTCGGGATCTGCGCCCCGACGGTCCGCGACAGCTTGGTCTTGCGCGGCACGCGAATCTCGGTGCCCGCCTTGCGGATCACCTCCCAGTCCCCGGAATCCGGGATCGGGCGGGTCAGCGTGTGTTCGGGATCGAACTGGACGAACGCGCGGGCGTCGGCCTCACTGGAGACCACGAAGCGGAAGTCCTTGTCGAGGAACACACTGACCAGCAGCGGCGAGGCGTGGTCCGGGTCGATCGCGCCGTCATCGACGAACTCCCGGATGCCGCAGCGCTCCACGACGGCATCGTGGTACCGCTCGACGAGTTCCGATTCGTCGACCAGCTCACCGGATTGCGCGTCGTACCAACCGGGTTGCGGGTCGTCCTCCCACTTGATCAGGCCCGTGGTCCAGGCCAGTTCGAGCACACCGGCGGCGGACAGTTCGTTGTCGACCTCCATCTCGAACCGGGTGCGCGACGAACCGTACGGTCCCAGCTCCGCCCCGCCGACGATGACGACCAGGTCGGCCGGATCGACGTCGAGGTCGTCCCACTCGGGCGCCGGTGCCGGGGTGGCCGGACGCGGCGGGGACGGCAGAGCCGCGATCGTGTGCTCGGCGGCCTCGTCCCGGGCCTCCTCGTCAGAGTCGGCCGTGGCCTCTTCCCGGGCCTTGGTGGCCAGCGCGGACAGGTCCAGCTCCGCCTCGGCCAGGCCACCGGTCAGATCCGCCAGCACGGGTTCGCGGGCGGCGGCGACCTTGGTCTCGACATCGCACAGGTCCAGCAGCATCGCAGCCATCTGCTCGGTCGAGTAGGTGGTCACGCCGGCTTCCTCGACCGCGTCGACGATGACGTCGTTGTGGCCCATGAGTCCGGTGCCGCGGGTCCAGCCGATCAGCGCGTGCGCCAGGCTGACACGCTGCGCCCACGACGACTCGGCCTTCCACCGCGAAACCACCGCGTCCAGAGCCGACTTCGACTCGCCGTAGGCGCCGTCGCCACCGAACATCCCGCGGTTCGGCGAACCGGGCAGCACGACGTGCAGACGTGCGGCGATGTCCCGGTCGGCACCGATGTGAGACAGCCCGGCGATGAGCCGCTGCACGGCCCACAGCAGCACCTTCATCTCCATCTCGGAGCGCGACCCGGCGTCGGACAGGTCCCCGCCGACACGGGGTGCGGCGAACGGGAACAGCAGCGTCGGGGTGAGTGCGTCCTTGATGTGGATCGACGTGGGCCCGAGGCTTTCGGTCTGCTCGGTGCCGACCCACTCCGCCAGCGCGTCGATGTCGTTGTAGGAGGCCATGTTCGCCGGCAGCACCCACAACTTCGCACCGAAGCGGGCGTTCTCGCGGTAGAGGCTGCGGTAGAAGCCGAGCCTGCTGTCGTCGAGCTTCGACGTGGTGGCGATGACGGTCGCACCGCCGTCGAGCAGCTGTGCCACCACCGACGCCGCGATCGATCCCTTGGAGGCACCGGTCACGACGGCGACCTCGTCGCTGTAGCGGCCCTTGCCGGGATTCTCCGCACCGGCGGCGGCGCGCGCGTAGAGCGACGCGTGCACGGTGCGGCCCGCAGCCAGGGCCTTGCCCTGCCAGTAGGTCGCCTGGGTGCCCACCACGTGACCGGTTCCCTCGAACCGCTCGGACAGCCGAGCCCAGTCCGCGTCGATCGCGTCCTCGTCCATCAGCCAGATCCTGACCAGATCCTCGCGCGCGCTGGCCCAGCGGTCGTCGAGCAGCACGGCCTTGCGGCTGTCGAACACCGGGGCCACCAAACGCGGCCAGTCCGAACCCAATTCGGCGGTGACGAGGTCGATGAGCTCCGCATCGGCCGACGCCTCGGGCGTGCTGAAGGAGTTGGCGAGACCGAGTTCGCCGAGGATGGTGCGGGCGGCCGAGGCGAGCACACCGTCGGGTCCGGTCACCTTCTCGGCGAATTCACCCAGCGCGGCGGAGTCCACGACCCCACCGCCGGCACCGCCGGCCGACGGCATCGACACCGGCACGCCCCGGCGCGCGCCCACTGCGGCGACCGCGGCGTCGATGACCTTGTCGACGCTCGCGGCGTCGGCGAGCGCGCCGTCGTGCAGACCACCCAGCGCTCCCCCGCGGACGCTGGATCCCTCACGGGTGCCCAGCGCCACCTCGACGGTGACGTGCTTGGTCCAGCCGTCGCCGAGTTCCCAGGCCTTCTTGACCCGCTCGGCGATGTAGGCCGGTCGCTTGCCGGACGGCCCGAGGACCGTGCGCAGCTGATCGTTGATGGCGTCCGACAGCACCGGGCCGAACGGCTTGTACGTCCTCGCCAATTTGGTGACCTGAGACTTCAGGCCGGCCAGATCGGCTTCGGCGGCACCGTCGATGGCGCCGAGGTTCAACTCCGAGCCGAGGTCGACGAGCATCTGGTTGCGCCGCGAGGACGCCCCGTCGGTGATCGACTCGATGGAGTCCAGCGGCTCGATCTGGTCGATGCGGATCTTGGCCGACAGCGCGATCAGCGCCATCGTCGCGTCTGAGGCGTCGAAGCTCAGATCGTCGGGGCGTGGCCCGCCGGCAGGGGCGGCCGCCGGAGCGGGGGCAGCGGCGGGAGCCGCCTCCACCGGAGCGGCCGGCTCCGCGGCGGCCGGCGGAGCGTCGTCGATCTCCGGCTCGGGATCGGTGTCCGTCGCGAACAGCACCGCGGCGTCACGCTCGGCGTTGAGCACCTCGGTGGTGTTGTGCGAGTACTCCGGCAGCTTCAGCGTGTTGGTGGCCAGGCCCGCGACGGTCGGCGCG is a window of Mycolicibacterium chubuense NBB4 DNA encoding:
- a CDS encoding MBL fold metallo-hydrolase RNA specificity domain-containing protein, encoding MAFGGERARNGELTLRSLGAAGTVTGSKHLLESNGRRILVDCGLFQGVKNLRELNWEPLAVDPSGIDAVVVTHAHLDHTGYLPRLVRTGFRGPILCTEATAAVADIILRDSAYLQERDAAFLNKHKASKHHPALPLYDSDDARRAIELFDTHPFGRELRLPDDGPVVTFRRAGHILGAATVDLVWHGRRIVFTGDLGRYDDPVMLDPDPVPAADYLVMESTYGDRLHDRSDPADALAEVIAATVSRGGTVVIPAFAVGRAQTLLYYLWQLRSAGRLPHVPVYLDSPMAINASDLLGLYRSDHRLSPEVYEGMCGMATYTREAEQSMKISADHEPKIVISASGMATGGRILHHLKAFAPHPRNTIMVTGYQVPGTRGAAIAAGQRFVRIYGEWIPIRAQVANLAMLSAHADADELIRWASGFSAPPRRVFVVHGEPQPADTLRTRLDREFGWQATVPRPNQLFTL
- the acpS gene encoding holo-ACP synthase AcpS; translated protein: MGIVGIGIDLVSIADFAEQVDRPGTVFAETFTPGERRDAADKSSSAARHLAARWAAKEAVIKAWSGSRFSKRPVLPEAIHRDIEVVTDMWGRPRVRLTGAIAEHLKEVTIHLSLTHEADTAAAVAVLEER
- a CDS encoding dipeptidase, coding for MSDLVQRVRDVLPAVRTDLEDLVRIESVWADPARRPEVERSAEAVAKLLSEAGFGDVQVVAEGGAPAVIARHPAPDGAPTVLLYAHHDVQPEGDGAAWQTPPFEPTERDGRLYGRGTADDKAGIATHLAAFRAHGGNPPVGVTVFVEGEEESGSPSLAQLLAAHRDALAADVIVIADSDNWSTDIPSLTVSLRGLADCVVEVATLDHGLHSGMWGGVVPDALTVLVRLLASLHDDEGNVAVAGLHEERAADRDFPDYSPERVRADTGLLDGVREIGSGSVAQRLWAKPAVTVIGIDTTPIATSSNTLIPSARAKVSMRVAPGGDAAEHLAALTRHLEQHTPWGAHVTVTPGDVGQPYAIEASGPVYDAARQAFREAWGHDAVDTGVGGSIPFIAAFAAAFPDADILVTGVEDPDTQAHSINESLHLGVLERAATAEALLLERLGGHT